A stretch of Ignavibacteriota bacterium DNA encodes these proteins:
- a CDS encoding response regulator transcription factor, producing the protein MKILIVEDEVKVCSFLKQGFEEELFTVDTAHDGEQGLFLALTEDYDAMVLDLMLPKKGGMQVLEELRREKSTPVLILTAKGQLENKIEGLNAGADDYLTKPFALAECIARVRSLVRRAQVERPSSVLSAGDLTLDQMQHAVRRGSTMLELTAKEFKLLEYLLRNKNAVLTRSAIIEHIWDITFDSETNVLDVYMTRLRKKVDEGFEPKLIHTVRGVGYVLKDPDA; encoded by the coding sequence ATGAAGATTCTTATTGTCGAAGATGAAGTGAAAGTCTGCTCATTCCTCAAACAGGGCTTCGAGGAGGAACTGTTCACGGTGGACACGGCACATGACGGCGAGCAGGGGCTCTTCCTTGCGCTGACGGAAGACTACGACGCGATGGTGCTCGACCTGATGTTGCCGAAAAAAGGCGGCATGCAGGTGCTGGAGGAACTGCGTCGGGAAAAATCGACTCCCGTCCTCATCCTGACCGCGAAGGGCCAGCTCGAGAACAAGATCGAGGGGTTGAACGCGGGCGCCGACGACTATCTGACCAAACCCTTCGCGCTCGCCGAGTGTATTGCCCGCGTGCGTTCGCTGGTACGGCGCGCGCAGGTCGAACGCCCTTCGTCGGTGCTCAGCGCCGGCGATCTCACGCTCGATCAGATGCAGCACGCCGTGCGGCGCGGCTCCACGATGCTCGAACTCACCGCCAAGGAGTTCAAGCTGCTCGAGTACCTTCTGCGGAATAAAAACGCGGTGCTGACGCGCTCGGCCATCATCGAGCACATCTGGGACATCACCTTCGACAGCGAAACGAACGTGCTCGATGTGTACATGACGCGTCTCAGGAAAAAGGTCGACGAAGGGTTCGAACCGAAACTGATCCACACCGTGCGCGGGGTCGGGTACGTGCTCAAGGACCCCGACGCATGA
- the ndk gene encoding nucleoside-diphosphate kinase translates to MERTLAILKPDCVRKNLIGQVIAHITEAGFRVVAMRMVQLTPHTAGGFYAVHRERPFFQDLVAFMSSGPCVPIVLEKDNAVSDFRAVIGATDPKEAEDGTVRKMYADSKGENIVHGSDSPENAAIEIGYFFPGIDTIPAR, encoded by the coding sequence ATGGAACGTACCCTAGCCATTCTGAAACCCGACTGCGTCCGCAAGAACCTGATCGGCCAAGTCATCGCCCACATCACCGAGGCGGGTTTCCGCGTTGTCGCCATGCGCATGGTGCAGTTGACGCCGCACACCGCCGGCGGTTTTTACGCCGTGCACCGCGAGCGTCCGTTTTTCCAGGACCTCGTCGCGTTTATGTCGTCCGGTCCCTGCGTGCCCATCGTTCTCGAAAAGGATAATGCGGTGTCCGATTTCCGTGCCGTGATCGGCGCGACCGATCCCAAGGAGGCCGAGGACGGCACCGTGCGCAAGATGTACGCCGACAGCAAGGGCGAGAACATCGTGCACGGATCCGACAGCCCCGAGAACGCGGCCATCGAGATCGGCTACTTTTTCCCGGGCATCGACACCATCCCCGCGAGGTAG
- a CDS encoding NUDIX hydrolase: protein MRRWRTASRSVLHANPYWRYRRDAFVLPDGGEGEYYYVETPGSVMVIPIDESGRLVLVRQYRYLNDRVSLEFPGGGMGQCVSPEEAVRKELAEEAGFAAGTLLRLGEMNPFNGVTSEICVVFEARDLTPGALAPDRTEEFDIYRIDISEFRAMVGRGEIWDGMSLAAWALYEAARA, encoded by the coding sequence ATGCGCCGCTGGCGCACGGCATCGCGGAGCGTCCTGCACGCCAATCCGTATTGGCGGTACCGGCGCGACGCTTTTGTGTTGCCCGACGGCGGCGAGGGCGAGTACTATTATGTTGAGACGCCCGGCTCGGTGATGGTGATACCCATCGACGAGTCGGGCCGTCTTGTTCTCGTGCGCCAGTACCGCTACCTCAACGACCGCGTGTCGCTCGAGTTTCCCGGAGGCGGCATGGGACAATGCGTCTCGCCGGAGGAGGCGGTGCGCAAGGAACTCGCCGAGGAGGCCGGCTTTGCGGCGGGCACGCTTTTGCGGCTGGGCGAGATGAATCCCTTCAACGGCGTGACCAGCGAGATATGTGTCGTCTTCGAGGCGCGTGATCTCACCCCCGGCGCACTGGCGCCCGACCGCACCGAAGAATTCGACATTTATCGGATCGACATATCCGAATTTCGCGCCATGGTCGGGCGCGGCGAGATTTGGGACGGCATGAGCCTCGCCGCGTGGGCGCTGTACGAGGCCGCGCGCGCATGA
- a CDS encoding DUF1343 domain-containing protein — protein MKRLLAAVLLLVAVPVARGGVEPGASVLLRDSLHLLTGARLGVVCNHTAVLPDGRHLLDALAAAAPGALRAVFTPEHGLTGAAAAGREVSDTARGGLPVYSLFGATRKPTPAMLRGIDVLIVDLQDVGARYYTYVSTLVLCMEAAAAQHIRIVVLDRPNPVGGLAVEGPVLDTALRSFVGMLPVPVRHGMTIGELARAAAGERWIRGADSLDLHVVPMRGWKRAMFYDETGLTWVAPSPNIPDLATALVYPGMCLVEGSSASEGRGTSSPFLQTGAPGTDAAALRRVLKEFRLPGVAFDTTSFIPTTSASVPKHAGHLCTGVRLVVVDRKRFRPVLTGAVVLHAFAAARSPGFETTAFLDRLAGESFFARRLTSPKALREAAARWEVQCADFSRLRARYLLYL, from the coding sequence ATGAAGCGCCTGTTGGCCGCCGTGCTGCTTCTTGTCGCCGTGCCCGTGGCGCGCGGCGGGGTGGAGCCCGGTGCCTCGGTGCTGCTGCGCGATTCGCTGCATCTTCTCACCGGCGCGCGTCTCGGTGTCGTATGTAATCACACGGCGGTGCTTCCCGACGGACGGCATCTGCTCGACGCTCTGGCCGCGGCCGCGCCGGGCGCGCTCCGCGCGGTCTTCACCCCCGAACACGGATTGACCGGCGCGGCCGCGGCCGGACGCGAGGTGTCGGACACCGCGCGCGGCGGCCTGCCCGTGTATTCGCTGTTCGGCGCCACGCGGAAGCCGACACCGGCCATGCTGCGCGGCATCGACGTGCTGATCGTGGATCTGCAGGATGTGGGCGCGCGCTACTATACCTACGTATCAACGCTCGTGCTCTGCATGGAAGCAGCCGCCGCACAGCACATCCGCATCGTGGTGCTCGACCGTCCCAATCCCGTGGGCGGACTCGCCGTCGAAGGTCCGGTGCTCGACACCGCGCTGCGCAGTTTTGTGGGAATGCTGCCCGTGCCCGTGCGCCACGGCATGACCATCGGTGAACTTGCGCGCGCCGCGGCGGGTGAGCGCTGGATCCGCGGCGCGGATTCCCTGGACCTGCATGTCGTGCCCATGCGCGGCTGGAAGCGCGCCATGTTCTACGACGAGACGGGACTGACCTGGGTGGCGCCATCACCCAACATCCCCGACCTAGCAACGGCTCTCGTCTACCCCGGCATGTGCCTCGTCGAAGGCAGCAGCGCTTCCGAGGGCAGGGGCACCTCCTCGCCGTTTCTGCAGACCGGTGCTCCGGGCACCGACGCCGCCGCGCTGCGCCGCGTGCTCAAAGAATTCCGCCTCCCCGGCGTGGCTTTCGACACGACGAGTTTTATCCCCACGACAAGCGCATCCGTGCCGAAACATGCAGGACACCTGTGCACAGGCGTGCGGCTCGTGGTGGTCGACCGCAAGCGTTTCAGGCCTGTCCTGACCGGCGCCGTCGTGCTCCACGCGTTTGCCGCCGCCCGATCTCCTGGCTTCGAAACCACCGCCTTCCTCGACCGCCTTGCGGGCGAGTCCTTTTTTGCACGGCGTCTGACATCCCCCAAAGCCCTGCGTGAAGCGGCCGCGCGATGGGAAGTTCAATGCGCCGATTTTTCGCGTCTGCGCGCGCGCTATCTTTTGTATCTTTGA
- a CDS encoding tRNA-dihydrouridine synthase, producing the protein MPSLLIFVALTLRDGECLDVIRNVDGPAPWSQRDPVRQAKILRIENTRALHIVDLDLAEEHSARNRAAIEAIARAEGVRIPIQVCGGIRDISDARELLEQRGADRIALGSAALEQPSLIRTLISEYGPKKIVIAIEARDNRTHTQNGQVAHDISPLEHARHMKRLGVERILYTDLDAVHGRRTIDIPAVTAFAVESGMSLTVNGGVATYKELAELASALPRRIDSVVLGSALYMNRFACQGLWRKAEERLYERGLLPT; encoded by the coding sequence ATGCCCTCGCTTCTGATATTTGTCGCTCTCACGCTGCGCGACGGCGAATGTCTCGACGTTATCCGGAACGTCGACGGCCCCGCGCCGTGGTCGCAGCGCGATCCGGTGCGCCAGGCAAAGATCCTGCGCATCGAGAACACGCGGGCGCTGCACATCGTGGATCTCGATCTCGCCGAGGAACATTCCGCGCGAAACCGCGCGGCGATCGAGGCGATAGCGCGCGCAGAAGGCGTGCGCATCCCCATCCAGGTGTGCGGCGGCATACGCGACATCTCCGACGCGCGCGAACTGCTCGAACAGCGCGGCGCCGACCGCATCGCGCTCGGATCCGCGGCGCTGGAGCAGCCCTCCCTTATTCGGACACTCATATCCGAATATGGTCCGAAAAAAATCGTCATCGCCATCGAGGCCCGCGATAACCGGACGCACACGCAAAACGGACAGGTCGCGCACGACATCTCGCCGCTTGAACACGCGCGTCACATGAAGCGGCTGGGCGTCGAGCGCATCCTGTACACCGATCTCGACGCGGTGCACGGCCGCCGCACAATCGACATCCCGGCGGTGACGGCGTTTGCCGTCGAATCGGGCATGTCGCTCACCGTCAACGGCGGTGTCGCGACATATAAGGAACTCGCGGAACTCGCAAGCGCGCTGCCGCGCCGCATCGATTCCGTTGTGCTGGGTTCCGCCCTCTACATGAACCGTTTTGCCTGCCAGGGCCTCTGGCGCAAGGCCGAGGAGCGTCTGTACGAACGCGGCCTGCTTCCAACATGA
- a CDS encoding PorT family protein, producing MTFVRTRFHLAIALLVLLSTGAVAQWRTTISPRSYPDKYEMTPALPGDVNVYSPDQSTVYVTGFLGVNHNTNMGSFKTDCDCLFDGALGLRNLGAQIGVDVTYQFHPNWAVMAKASYDNKHTKESYERAIPTPIKLGNVVAIRDIVYEESGSVSLAYFSVGLFGRWQPRLERWYIFAGPSVGLPISGEIKHDQAIVTPEVTYQEIGISETKRNVSTATFDGALRLEGMVGFGYDFIVRPRWFLNPEIRVGYPISKVTTTVTDRNKVIDLPDWKVMSVQLSIGLKYEAF from the coding sequence ATGACGTTCGTCCGTACGCGTTTCCATCTCGCCATCGCGCTGCTCGTTTTGCTGAGCACAGGTGCCGTCGCGCAGTGGCGCACCACCATCTCGCCACGGTCGTATCCAGACAAATACGAGATGACACCGGCGTTGCCGGGCGACGTGAACGTTTACAGCCCCGATCAATCGACCGTCTACGTGACGGGATTCCTCGGGGTGAACCACAACACAAACATGGGCAGCTTCAAGACCGACTGCGACTGCCTCTTCGACGGTGCACTCGGGTTGCGCAATCTCGGCGCGCAGATCGGCGTCGACGTCACGTATCAGTTCCATCCGAACTGGGCGGTGATGGCGAAGGCGTCGTACGACAATAAACACACGAAGGAATCCTACGAGCGCGCGATTCCCACGCCCATCAAGCTGGGCAACGTGGTTGCAATCCGCGACATCGTGTACGAGGAGAGCGGCTCGGTGAGTCTCGCCTACTTCTCGGTGGGTCTTTTCGGACGCTGGCAGCCGCGCCTCGAGAGGTGGTACATCTTCGCCGGACCCTCGGTTGGTCTGCCTATCTCGGGCGAGATCAAGCACGATCAGGCGATCGTGACCCCCGAGGTGACGTATCAGGAAATCGGCATTTCCGAGACGAAGCGCAATGTATCCACGGCCACCTTCGACGGCGCGCTGCGCCTGGAAGGCATGGTCGGTTTCGGATACGACTTTATCGTCCGCCCGCGCTGGTTCCTCAATCCGGAAATCCGCGTCGGCTATCCGATCAGCAAGGTCACCACGACGGTGACGGACAGGAACAAGGTCATCGATCTTCCGGACTGGAAAGTGATGTCTGTGCAGCTTTCCATCGGTCTGAAGTACGAGGCCTTTTGA
- a CDS encoding PD40 domain-containing protein encodes MQRNVFIACIGLAFIAVVLTGCSSSKPADIARVTGGVVENLGEKVNSPWNDYAPAVSANGTLFFTSRRPNPKRVDYGDDVYRTNNIKGEWEKPTYLSEMINTPESQGAISVSGDGKTLYVALCEQPDGYGRCDIYFAEWNERGTEWSRVRNLNNLEGKDLRMEKRADNFEYINTTYWETQPSIAQDGRTLYFCSDRPGGYGGTDIWMSQKDESGKWGRPVNLGPDINTKGDERTPAISFDNKTLYYTSDGYPDGEPAKAAGGFDIYVTRFQGSRWSRPMNLGYPVNSSDNEAFIAMTLGGDTLYYASDREGGYGGFDIYMLLDPPYPPDAMIKIDGVVTDAETNQPLSSTPVTIEDVGTGEIIFKAQSLESGQYTFIIPAGKEYRISSEQKGYLFKSEVFEVPELTLNRRWVKNIALIPIPPVVTVPVKTNLTVLFDFDQATLRPESKPELDRAMRFILQNPGRKFEISAHTDALGTEEYNLDLSERRAQAVRRYLVDHGVPTDIIFAKGYGESQPIDDNETPQGRQRNRRVELTVIE; translated from the coding sequence ATGCAACGGAACGTTTTTATCGCCTGCATCGGCCTCGCTTTCATCGCCGTCGTCCTGACCGGCTGTTCCTCCAGCAAACCTGCGGACATCGCGCGGGTCACGGGAGGAGTCGTCGAGAATCTCGGTGAGAAGGTCAATTCCCCTTGGAATGATTACGCCCCCGCCGTCTCCGCCAACGGCACCCTGTTCTTCACTTCCCGCCGACCCAATCCCAAGCGTGTCGATTACGGTGACGACGTTTATCGCACGAACAACATCAAGGGTGAGTGGGAAAAACCGACATACTTGTCGGAAATGATCAACACCCCCGAGTCGCAGGGAGCCATCTCGGTCTCCGGCGACGGGAAAACCCTGTATGTCGCCCTCTGCGAGCAGCCCGACGGCTACGGCCGCTGCGACATCTACTTCGCGGAGTGGAACGAGCGCGGCACCGAGTGGTCGCGCGTGCGCAACCTGAACAACCTGGAAGGGAAGGATCTGCGCATGGAGAAGAGAGCTGATAATTTCGAGTACATCAACACGACGTACTGGGAAACGCAGCCCTCGATCGCGCAGGACGGCCGGACGCTGTATTTCTGTTCCGACCGCCCGGGCGGCTACGGCGGCACCGACATCTGGATGTCGCAGAAGGACGAGAGCGGCAAGTGGGGACGTCCCGTCAACCTCGGTCCGGACATAAATACCAAGGGTGACGAGCGTACGCCCGCGATCTCGTTCGACAACAAAACCCTCTATTACACGAGCGACGGATATCCCGACGGCGAACCCGCAAAGGCGGCCGGTGGCTTCGACATCTACGTCACGCGTTTCCAGGGCAGCCGCTGGTCGCGCCCGATGAATCTGGGCTACCCGGTCAACTCGTCCGACAACGAGGCCTTTATCGCCATGACACTCGGCGGTGACACGCTGTATTACGCCTCCGATCGTGAAGGCGGCTACGGCGGCTTCGATATCTATATGCTTCTCGATCCGCCCTATCCTCCCGATGCAATGATCAAGATCGACGGAGTTGTGACGGACGCCGAGACAAATCAGCCGCTTTCCTCCACCCCCGTGACGATCGAAGACGTCGGTACCGGCGAAATCATCTTCAAGGCGCAGAGCCTGGAAAGCGGTCAGTACACGTTCATCATTCCCGCAGGCAAGGAGTACCGCATCAGTTCGGAACAGAAGGGCTATCTGTTCAAGTCCGAAGTGTTTGAGGTGCCGGAACTGACGCTCAACCGCCGCTGGGTCAAAAATATCGCCCTCATCCCGATTCCCCCTGTCGTGACCGTGCCGGTCAAGACCAATCTGACCGTCCTTTTCGACTTCGATCAGGCGACGCTCAGGCCGGAATCCAAGCCCGAACTCGATCGCGCCATGCGCTTCATTCTCCAGAATCCGGGCAGAAAATTCGAAATTTCCGCACATACCGACGCTCTCGGTACGGAAGAATACAACCTCGACCTCTCCGAACGCCGCGCGCAGGCCGTCCGCCGCTACCTTGTGGACCATGGCGTCCCGACGGACATCATTTTTGCGAAGGGTTACGGAGAGAGCCAGCCGATCGACGACAATGAGACGCCGCAGGGCCGTCAGCGCAACCGCCGCGTCGAACTGACCGTCATCGAATAA